The region CGATATCGACCTGACGCGCGCCGCCGATCTCGGCATCATGTGCACCGTCAACGGCGAGCAGCGTCAGCTCGGCCGGACGAGCGAGATGGTGCGCCCGATCGAGGATCTGATCGTGCACATCACCGAGGCGATGACGCTGCTCCCCGGCGACGTCGTGCTCACCGGCACTCCGGCGGGCGTCGGCCCGCTCTCCGTCGGCGACGAGGTCGCCGTCACCATCGAAGGCATCGGCACTCTCACCAACAAGGTGATCAAGCGTGGCTAGCGCATCCCCCTCCGCCCCCGTGCGAGTTCGTTTCTGTCCCTCGCCGACCGGCAACCCCCATGTCGGCATGGTCCGCACGGCCCTGTTCAACTGGGCCTTCGCCCGTCACCACGGTGGCACCCTGGTGTTCCGCATCGAGGACACCGACGCCGCGCGCGACTCCGAGGAGTCCTACACACAGCTCCTGGACGCCATGCGCTGGCTGGGCCTGGACTGGGACGAGGGCCCCGAGGTCGGCGGACCGCACGCGCCCTACCGCCAGTCGCAGCGGATGGACCTCTACCGCGAGGTCGCGGACAAGCTGCTGGAGGCGGGCCACGCCTACCGCTGCTACTGCACCGCCGAGGAGCTGGAGGAGCGCCGCGAGGCGGCCCGCAAGGCCGGCCGGCCCTCCGGCTACGACGGCACCTGCCGCACCCTGACCGCCGAGCAGATCGCCGCGTACGAGGCCGAAGGGCGCGTCTCGATCGTGCGCTTCCGGATGCCGGACGAGCCGATCACCTTCACCGACCTGGTGCGCGGTGAGCTGACCTTCACCCCCGAGAACGTCTCGGACTACGGCATCGTGCGGGCCAACGGCGCGCCCCTCTACACGCTCGTCAACCCCGTGGACGACGCGCTGATGGAGATCACGCATGTGCTGCGCGGCGAGGACCTGCTCTCCTCCACCCCGCGGCAGATCGGGCTCTACCGGGCGCTCGCCGAGATCGGTGTGGGCTCCGGCGCGGTGCCCGCGTTCGGCCACCTCCCGTATGTCATGGGCGAGGGCAACAAGAAGCTCTCCAAGCGCGATCCGCAGTCCTCGCTGAACCTCTACCGGGAGCGCGGCTTCCTCCCCGAGGGACTGCTCAACTACCTCTCCCTGCTGGGCTGGTCGCTCTCGTCCGACCGGGACGTCTTCTCGCCGGCGGAGATGGTCGAGGCGTTCGACATCTCGGCGGTGAACGCCAACCCGGCGCGTTTCGACCTCAAGAAGGCCGAGGCGATCAACGCGGACCACATCCGGCTGCTGGATGTGAAGGCGTTCATCGAGGCGTGCGAGCCCTGGCTGAAGGCCCCGCACGCGCCGTGGTCCCCGGACGCCTTCGACGCGGCCGCCTTCGCGGCGCTGGCCCCGCTGGCCCAGACCCGGCTGACGGTTCTGTCCGACATCACCGCGAACGTGGACTTCCTCTTCCTCGACGAGCCCGCCCAGGACGAGGCGTCCTGGACCAAGGCGATGAAGCCGGGCGCGGACGCGCTGCTGGCCTCGGTCCGTACCCGGCTCGCCGAGGCGGACTGGGACGCCGAGACCCTGAAGGCCGCGGTCCTCGCGGCCGGCGAGGAGCACGGCCTCAAACTGGGCAAGGCCCAGGCCCCGCTGCGCGTCGCGGTCACCGGCCGCACGGTCGGGCTGCCGCTGTTCGAGTCCCTGGAGGTCCTTGGCCGCGAGCGCACGCTGGCCCGTGTGGACGCGGCGCTGGCGAAGCTGGCCGGATAGGGGCGCGGGGCGCTGCCTGGGCCTGTGAGGCGGCGCCACTCGCGGTGATACTCGTTTTGGTGGCCCGTCCACCATCGGGTAATGTTCTTCCTGCGCCGGACGGGCGGGCCGAGAGGCCGGGCCGAGGCGCAAGCCAGACAAAACCCCTTACGGGGGTGGCGTTTTGGTGGGGTATGGTGTAATTGGCAGCACGAGTGATTCTGGTTCACTTAGTCTAGGTTCGAGTCCTGGTACCCCAGCAAGAGGTCCTTCGGATAACTGATGGATCTCTTGATCAAAGCAGGACCAAGCCCCCGTTGTGTAGCGGCCTAGCACGCTGCCCTCTCAAGGCAGTAGCGCCGGTTCGA is a window of Streptomyces violaceusniger Tu 4113 DNA encoding:
- the gltX gene encoding glutamate--tRNA ligase, whose translation is MASASPSAPVRVRFCPSPTGNPHVGMVRTALFNWAFARHHGGTLVFRIEDTDAARDSEESYTQLLDAMRWLGLDWDEGPEVGGPHAPYRQSQRMDLYREVADKLLEAGHAYRCYCTAEELEERREAARKAGRPSGYDGTCRTLTAEQIAAYEAEGRVSIVRFRMPDEPITFTDLVRGELTFTPENVSDYGIVRANGAPLYTLVNPVDDALMEITHVLRGEDLLSSTPRQIGLYRALAEIGVGSGAVPAFGHLPYVMGEGNKKLSKRDPQSSLNLYRERGFLPEGLLNYLSLLGWSLSSDRDVFSPAEMVEAFDISAVNANPARFDLKKAEAINADHIRLLDVKAFIEACEPWLKAPHAPWSPDAFDAAAFAALAPLAQTRLTVLSDITANVDFLFLDEPAQDEASWTKAMKPGADALLASVRTRLAEADWDAETLKAAVLAAGEEHGLKLGKAQAPLRVAVTGRTVGLPLFESLEVLGRERTLARVDAALAKLAG